One region of Anaeromyxobacter paludicola genomic DNA includes:
- a CDS encoding TIGR02266 family protein, producing the protein MADERRREPRVAVGLSIKLSYGTLDDLVERQAVNLSRGGLFIRTRDPKPVGTPVTLLVEVDAGARQIRAKGVVTRTQSPAAPGEPPRDPGMGVRLVEIDPAGQALLEEIVAAHLPGSPPAGSPAASAPAAASAPPRPPAPPTTAAPVAAPRAPSAHAPVAAPGPRTAPAPATPPASPSGEEARGAAAASARKSLVVGIDLGTTNSCVAVVQGGKARVLSSRQGYRTIPSIAAYDEHGRLLVGHAAKGQMLVNPRNTVYGSKRLVGRRFASPTVQACRDRFSYEIVEGHDGAAAVRFAGRDFSLQQVSALVLQEIRTVATEALGFTVDRAIVTVPAYYNDHQRQAVREAGKLAGLDIVRIVNEPTAAALAFGHGRGLDERVLIYDLGGGTFDASVLEIQGDIYEVVSTGGDTFLGGVDFDNQLVDHLAYAFVERTGLQLPDDRVVWQRLRDAAEETKIALSTAERAVARVPFLLRDAAGKPADLEVEVTRAELEELTGRLVDRTVQVCRDVLSARGLGPDDLDDVLLVGGQSRMPLVWRKVREAFGREPNKSIHPDEAVAIGAALLADSETRIDSVVLIDVLAMGIGVGLPGGRMAPVLPRNSRLPARKGYEIATTRDGQEELELAVFQGDSPKASECEYLGTVRLEGLPPAPRGEVRLSVEFSLGQEGILSVEARNLATGQVTAAQLATLDTPESLREKLQLPEAQSAPEGARPLERAGEGGGPPAPARDAGEKKGLFGRLFGRR; encoded by the coding sequence ATGGCGGACGAGAGGCGGCGCGAACCACGCGTCGCGGTAGGCCTCAGCATCAAGCTCTCCTACGGGACGCTCGACGACCTCGTCGAGCGGCAGGCCGTGAACCTGTCGCGGGGGGGGCTCTTCATCCGCACCCGCGACCCGAAGCCGGTCGGGACGCCGGTGACGCTGCTCGTCGAGGTGGACGCGGGCGCCCGGCAGATCCGGGCCAAGGGCGTCGTCACCCGCACCCAGTCCCCCGCCGCGCCGGGCGAGCCCCCCCGGGACCCCGGCATGGGCGTGCGGCTCGTCGAGATCGATCCGGCCGGCCAGGCGCTGCTCGAGGAGATCGTGGCCGCCCACCTCCCGGGCTCGCCGCCCGCCGGGAGCCCGGCGGCGTCCGCGCCGGCCGCCGCCTCCGCCCCGCCCCGGCCCCCGGCGCCCCCGACGACGGCCGCGCCGGTCGCCGCGCCCCGGGCACCTTCCGCGCACGCGCCGGTCGCCGCGCCTGGCCCGCGCACCGCGCCCGCTCCGGCCACGCCGCCCGCCAGCCCGTCCGGCGAGGAGGCGCGGGGAGCGGCCGCCGCGAGCGCGCGGAAGTCGCTCGTGGTGGGCATCGACCTCGGCACCACCAACTCCTGCGTCGCCGTCGTGCAGGGCGGCAAGGCGCGGGTCCTCTCCTCGCGCCAGGGCTACCGCACCATCCCCTCCATCGCCGCCTACGACGAGCACGGGCGCCTCCTCGTGGGGCACGCCGCGAAGGGGCAGATGCTGGTGAACCCGCGCAACACCGTCTACGGCTCGAAGCGGCTCGTCGGCCGCCGCTTCGCGAGCCCCACGGTGCAGGCCTGCCGCGACCGGTTCAGCTACGAGATCGTGGAGGGGCACGACGGCGCCGCCGCGGTCCGCTTCGCCGGGCGCGACTTCTCCCTCCAGCAGGTCTCGGCCCTGGTGCTGCAGGAGATCCGCACCGTCGCCACCGAGGCGCTCGGCTTCACCGTGGACCGGGCCATCGTCACCGTCCCGGCCTACTACAACGACCACCAGCGCCAGGCGGTCCGGGAGGCCGGCAAGCTCGCCGGGCTGGACATCGTCCGCATCGTGAACGAGCCCACCGCCGCGGCGCTCGCGTTCGGCCACGGCCGCGGGCTCGACGAGCGGGTCCTCATCTACGACCTCGGCGGCGGGACCTTCGACGCCTCGGTGCTCGAGATCCAGGGCGACATCTACGAGGTGGTCTCGACCGGCGGCGACACCTTCCTCGGCGGGGTGGACTTCGACAACCAGCTCGTGGACCACCTCGCCTACGCCTTCGTCGAGCGGACCGGGCTGCAGCTCCCCGACGACCGCGTGGTCTGGCAGCGGCTGCGGGACGCGGCCGAGGAGACCAAGATCGCGCTCTCCACGGCGGAGCGGGCGGTGGCCCGGGTGCCGTTCCTCCTGCGGGACGCGGCCGGGAAGCCGGCGGACCTCGAGGTGGAGGTGACGCGCGCCGAGCTGGAGGAGCTCACCGGGCGGCTCGTGGACCGGACCGTCCAGGTCTGCCGCGACGTCCTCTCGGCCCGGGGGCTCGGCCCAGACGACCTCGACGACGTGCTGCTCGTCGGCGGCCAGAGCCGGATGCCGCTCGTCTGGCGCAAGGTCCGCGAGGCCTTCGGGCGCGAGCCGAACAAGAGCATCCACCCCGACGAGGCGGTCGCGATCGGCGCGGCGCTGCTCGCCGACTCCGAGACCCGCATCGACTCGGTGGTGCTCATCGACGTGCTCGCGATGGGGATCGGCGTCGGGCTGCCCGGCGGGCGGATGGCGCCGGTGCTGCCGCGCAACAGCCGGCTGCCGGCGCGCAAGGGCTACGAGATCGCGACCACCCGCGACGGGCAGGAGGAGCTCGAGCTGGCGGTGTTCCAGGGCGACTCGCCCAAGGCCTCGGAGTGCGAGTACCTCGGGACGGTCCGCCTCGAGGGGCTCCCGCCCGCGCCGCGCGGCGAGGTGCGGCTCTCGGTCGAGTTCTCGCTCGGCCAGGAGGGCATCCTGTCGGTGGAGGCGCGGAACCTCGCGACGGGGCAGGTGACCGCGGCGCAGCTCGCCACGCTCGACACGCCCGAGTCGCTCCGGGAGAAGCTGCAGCTGCCCGAGGCCCAGAGCGCGCCCGAGGGGGCGCGGCCGCTCGAGCGGGCCGGCGAGGGCGGCGGCCCGCCGGCTCCGGCGCGCGACGCCGGCGAGAAGAAGGGGCTCTTCGGGCGCCTCTTCGGGAGGCGCTGA
- a CDS encoding inositol-3-phosphate synthase: MGQEAGSTRMSIAPASGKLAVLLPGLGAVATTLIGGVEAVKRGLAKPIGSLTQMGTIRLGKRTEHRSPLIRELVPLASLEDLCFGGWDVFPDSAFDSAAHAKVIEPALLEQVRAPLEAIRPMAAVFSPEYVKRLHGTHVKQAPTKRALGEALREDIRRFLKENGCSRAVMVWCASTEIYIERSAVHASLAAFEKGLDENDPAIAPSMIYAWAALKEGVPFANGAPNLTVDVPAIVELARKQRLPIAGKDFKTGQTLMKTVIAPMLKARMLGLVGWFSTNILGNRDGEVLDDPGSFKTKEVSKLSVLEHILQPHLYPDLYGHFDHKVSIHYYRPRGDNKEGWDNIDIAGWLGYPMQIKVNFLCRDSILAAPVALDLALFMDLAARAGLSGIQEWLSFYFKSPMVAEGLYPEHDLFIQLQKLKNTLRHLAGEELITHLGLDYYEH, from the coding sequence ATGGGCCAGGAAGCCGGCAGCACCCGGATGTCGATCGCGCCCGCCAGCGGCAAGCTGGCGGTGCTCCTGCCCGGCCTCGGGGCCGTGGCGACCACCCTCATCGGCGGCGTCGAGGCGGTGAAGCGCGGCCTGGCGAAGCCGATCGGGTCCCTGACGCAGATGGGGACGATCCGGCTCGGCAAGCGGACCGAGCACCGCTCGCCCCTCATCCGGGAGCTGGTCCCGCTCGCGAGCCTGGAGGACCTCTGCTTCGGGGGCTGGGACGTGTTCCCCGACTCCGCCTTCGACTCGGCGGCCCACGCCAAGGTGATCGAGCCGGCGCTGCTCGAGCAGGTCCGGGCGCCGCTCGAGGCCATCCGGCCCATGGCGGCGGTCTTCTCCCCCGAGTACGTGAAGCGGCTCCACGGCACGCACGTGAAGCAGGCCCCGACCAAGCGGGCCCTGGGCGAGGCGCTGCGGGAGGACATCCGCCGCTTCCTGAAGGAGAACGGCTGCTCCCGCGCCGTGATGGTCTGGTGCGCCTCCACCGAGATCTACATCGAGCGGAGCGCGGTCCACGCGAGCCTCGCCGCGTTCGAGAAGGGGCTCGACGAGAACGACCCGGCCATCGCCCCCTCGATGATCTACGCCTGGGCCGCGCTGAAGGAGGGCGTGCCGTTCGCGAACGGCGCCCCGAACCTCACCGTGGACGTCCCGGCCATCGTGGAGCTCGCGCGCAAGCAGCGGCTCCCCATCGCCGGGAAGGACTTCAAGACCGGCCAGACGCTCATGAAGACGGTCATCGCGCCCATGCTCAAGGCGCGCATGCTCGGGCTCGTCGGCTGGTTCTCGACCAACATCCTCGGGAACCGCGACGGCGAGGTGCTCGACGATCCGGGGAGCTTCAAGACGAAGGAGGTCTCGAAGCTGTCGGTGCTGGAGCACATCCTGCAGCCGCACCTCTACCCCGACCTCTACGGCCACTTCGACCACAAGGTGAGCATCCACTACTACCGGCCGCGCGGCGACAACAAGGAGGGCTGGGACAACATCGACATCGCCGGGTGGCTCGGGTACCCGATGCAGATCAAGGTGAACTTCCTCTGCCGCGACTCGATCCTGGCCGCTCCGGTGGCGCTCGACCTGGCGCTGTTCATGGACCTCGCGGCGCGCGCGGGCCTCTCCGGCATCCAGGAGTGGCTGTCCTTCTACTTCAAGAGCCCGATGGTCGCGGAGGGGCTCTACCCGGAGCACGACCTCTTCATCCAGCTCCAGAAGCTCAAGAACACCCTGCGCCACCTCGCCGGCGAGGAGCTCATCACCCACCTCGGGCTTGATTACTACGAGCACTAG
- the fdxA gene encoding ferredoxin FdxA — translation MAYVVAEPCIKCKYTDCVEVCPVDCFYEGQNFLVIHPDECIDCGACEPACPTKAIFPEESLPEKWKEYTGLNADLCKTWPNITEKKDPLPDADKFKDVEGKRGDLVMEP, via the coding sequence ATGGCCTACGTCGTCGCGGAGCCCTGCATCAAGTGCAAGTACACGGACTGCGTGGAGGTCTGCCCGGTCGACTGCTTCTACGAGGGGCAGAACTTCCTCGTCATCCACCCGGACGAGTGCATCGACTGCGGCGCCTGTGAGCCGGCCTGCCCCACCAAGGCCATCTTCCCGGAGGAGAGCCTCCCCGAGAAGTGGAAGGAGTACACGGGGCTCAACGCCGATCTCTGCAAGACCTGGCCGAACATCACCGAGAAGAAGGACCCGCTGCCCGACGCGGACAAGTTCAAGGACGTCGAGGGCAAGCGCGGCGACCTCGTGATGGAGCCCTAG
- the secG gene encoding preprotein translocase subunit SecG, protein MITLVTIIHVLVCVVLILVILLQAGKGGGMGAAFGGGGSQTVFGGRGAQTFLGKVTSACAGIFMLTSLTLAYHASHTSSVVRPDRSVAPAPLPAAPAPPSGGAAAPAVPSVPQSPGAEQPAGSAPAPVVPGAPAPARK, encoded by the coding sequence TTGATCACGCTGGTCACCATCATCCACGTCCTCGTCTGCGTCGTCCTCATCCTCGTCATCCTGCTCCAGGCCGGTAAGGGCGGCGGGATGGGCGCGGCCTTCGGCGGCGGCGGCTCCCAGACCGTCTTCGGCGGCCGCGGCGCCCAGACGTTCCTCGGCAAGGTCACGAGCGCCTGCGCGGGCATCTTCATGCTCACGTCGCTGACGCTCGCCTACCACGCCTCGCACACCAGCTCGGTGGTCCGGCCGGACCGCTCGGTGGCCCCGGCGCCGCTGCCGGCCGCCCCCGCGCCGCCGTCGGGCGGGGCGGCCGCTCCGGCCGTGCCGTCGGTGCCCCAGTCGCCCGGCGCCGAGCAGCCGGCGGGCTCCGCGCCCGCTCCGGTGGTCCCTGGCGCGCCCGCGCCGGCTCGGAAGTAG
- the tpiA gene encoding triose-phosphate isomerase, translated as MARKKFVCGNWKMHKTVAESVALVKELKAALVGVAGEVQVAVAPPFTALKPVADALGHGGPIELAAQDVHFEKQGAFTGEVSAPMLADVCCGHCLVGHSERRQLFGETDESVNKKVKALLAAGILPIVCVGETLAQREAGETLAMVGRQVRGGLAGLSAEQIGRLTVAYEPVWAIGTGKTATTAQAQEVHAAIRGLLRELAGGVADSVRIQYGGSVKPENAAELMSQPDVDGALVGGASLKADDFSKIVKGAIR; from the coding sequence ATGGCGCGCAAGAAGTTCGTCTGCGGCAACTGGAAGATGCACAAGACGGTGGCCGAGTCGGTCGCCCTCGTGAAGGAGCTCAAGGCCGCGCTGGTCGGGGTGGCGGGCGAGGTGCAGGTGGCGGTCGCGCCGCCCTTCACCGCGCTCAAGCCGGTGGCCGACGCGCTCGGCCACGGCGGCCCCATCGAGCTCGCGGCCCAGGACGTCCACTTCGAGAAGCAGGGCGCCTTCACCGGCGAGGTGTCGGCGCCGATGCTGGCGGACGTCTGCTGCGGCCACTGCCTCGTCGGCCACAGCGAGCGGCGCCAGCTCTTCGGGGAGACCGACGAGTCGGTCAACAAGAAGGTGAAGGCGCTCCTCGCGGCCGGGATCCTGCCCATCGTCTGCGTCGGCGAGACGCTCGCGCAGCGGGAGGCCGGGGAGACGCTCGCCATGGTCGGTCGCCAGGTCCGCGGCGGGCTCGCCGGGCTCTCGGCGGAGCAGATCGGGCGGCTCACGGTGGCCTACGAGCCGGTCTGGGCGATCGGGACGGGCAAGACCGCCACCACCGCCCAGGCGCAGGAGGTCCACGCCGCCATCCGCGGGCTGCTCCGGGAGCTGGCGGGAGGGGTGGCGGACTCCGTCCGGATACAGTACGGTGGCTCCGTCAAGCCGGAGAACGCGGCCGAGCTCATGTCGCAGCCCGACGTGGACGGCGCCCTGGTGGGTGGCGCCAGCCTCAAGGCCGACGACTTCTCCAAGATCGTGAAAGGTGCAATCCGTTGA
- a CDS encoding phosphoglycerate kinase — MADIKTLDALDLAGKRVFIRVDFNVPLDEQGRVTDDARIRAAVPTIAYALDHRAKVILGSHLGRPKGKPEDRQKYTLEPAATRLAEILKKDVTLADDSIGDGVKKAVKDLGEGEVLLLENLRFHPEEEKNDEGYARELASLADVWVNDAFGTAHRAHASTAGMAKFVKEKAAGFLIKKEVDFLGRVLTRPAHPFVALLGGAKVSDKIKVIENLLGKADCICIGGAMAYTFLRAQELEVGKSRVEEDKLELARQILDKARARGVEFLLPVDHVCAEEPKETAKRVVVNDRAIPPALMGLDIGPKTLDVYRQRILAAKTVFWNGPMGLFEQKPWAEGTFGVARAMADSDGVTVVGGGDSAAAVEEAGLVAKMKHVSTGGGASLEFIEGRVLPGIQVLEG; from the coding sequence ATGGCCGACATCAAGACGCTCGACGCCCTCGACCTCGCGGGGAAGCGGGTCTTCATCCGCGTCGACTTCAACGTCCCGCTCGACGAGCAGGGGCGGGTGACCGACGACGCCCGCATCCGCGCCGCGGTCCCCACCATCGCCTACGCGCTCGATCACCGCGCCAAGGTGATCCTGGGCAGCCACCTCGGGCGCCCCAAGGGCAAGCCGGAGGACCGGCAGAAGTACACGCTCGAGCCGGCCGCCACGCGCCTCGCCGAGATCCTGAAGAAGGACGTCACCCTCGCCGACGACAGCATCGGCGACGGCGTGAAGAAGGCGGTGAAGGATCTCGGGGAGGGCGAGGTGCTCCTGCTCGAGAACCTCCGCTTCCACCCGGAGGAGGAGAAGAACGACGAGGGCTACGCCCGCGAGCTCGCGAGCCTCGCCGACGTCTGGGTGAACGACGCCTTCGGCACCGCCCACCGCGCCCACGCCTCCACGGCGGGCATGGCGAAGTTCGTGAAGGAGAAGGCGGCCGGCTTCCTCATCAAGAAGGAGGTCGACTTCCTGGGGCGCGTGCTCACCCGGCCCGCGCACCCGTTCGTCGCGCTCCTCGGAGGCGCCAAGGTCTCCGACAAGATCAAGGTCATCGAGAACCTGCTCGGCAAGGCCGACTGCATCTGCATCGGCGGCGCCATGGCCTACACGTTCCTCCGGGCGCAGGAGCTCGAGGTCGGGAAGAGCCGCGTCGAGGAGGACAAGCTCGAGCTGGCGCGGCAGATCCTCGACAAGGCGCGCGCCCGCGGGGTGGAGTTCCTCCTCCCGGTGGATCACGTCTGCGCCGAGGAGCCGAAGGAGACGGCGAAGCGCGTGGTCGTGAACGACCGGGCGATCCCGCCCGCGCTCATGGGGCTCGACATCGGGCCGAAGACGCTCGACGTCTACCGGCAGCGGATCCTGGCCGCGAAGACCGTCTTCTGGAACGGGCCCATGGGGCTCTTCGAGCAGAAGCCCTGGGCCGAGGGCACCTTCGGCGTGGCCCGGGCGATGGCCGACAGCGACGGCGTCACGGTGGTCGGCGGCGGCGACAGCGCGGCGGCGGTCGAGGAGGCCGGCCTGGTCGCGAAGATGAAGCACGTCTCCACCGGCGGCGGCGCCAGCCTCGAGTTCATCGAGGGGCGCGTGCTCCCCGGCATCCAGGTGCTGGAGGGCTGA
- the gap gene encoding type I glyceraldehyde-3-phosphate dehydrogenase, which translates to MARIAINGFGRIGRCIVRAAIERGEKDLDFVSINDLTDTKTLAHLLKYDSVHGVLEAEVKATEHGIVVNGKEIQVTAIKNPAELPHEKNGVDLVLECTGLFTERAKAEGHLAAGGKRVLISAPAKGPDITVAYGINHDKIDKASHRIISNASCTTNCLTPVAKVLLESFGIKRGLMTTVHSYTNDQNLLDLPHKDLRRARAAALSMIPSTTGAAKAVAEVIPALKGKLHGTAVRVPTPNVSLVDLTVELEKPATAEQINAEFKKAAEGSLKGILQYSEDPTVSIDYNGNPHSSIFDATNTFVIDGNFAKVFAWYDNEWGFSSRMVDMAKFLSK; encoded by the coding sequence ATGGCGCGGATCGCAATCAACGGCTTCGGTCGCATCGGACGCTGCATCGTGCGAGCCGCCATCGAGCGGGGAGAGAAGGACCTCGACTTCGTCTCCATCAACGACCTGACGGACACGAAGACCCTCGCCCACCTGCTCAAGTACGACTCGGTGCACGGCGTCCTCGAGGCCGAGGTGAAGGCCACCGAGCACGGCATCGTCGTGAACGGGAAGGAGATCCAGGTCACCGCCATCAAGAACCCGGCGGAGCTCCCCCACGAGAAGAACGGCGTCGACCTCGTCCTCGAGTGCACCGGCCTGTTCACGGAGCGGGCGAAGGCCGAGGGGCACCTCGCGGCGGGCGGCAAGCGCGTCCTCATCTCAGCGCCGGCCAAGGGCCCGGACATCACCGTCGCCTACGGCATCAACCACGACAAGATCGACAAGGCGAGCCACAGGATCATCTCGAACGCGTCCTGCACCACCAACTGCCTGACGCCGGTCGCGAAGGTGCTGCTCGAGAGCTTCGGCATCAAGCGCGGCCTCATGACCACGGTCCACAGCTACACCAACGACCAGAACCTGCTCGACCTGCCGCACAAGGACCTGCGCCGGGCCCGCGCCGCCGCGCTCTCCATGATCCCGTCCACCACCGGCGCCGCCAAGGCCGTGGCCGAGGTGATCCCGGCGCTCAAGGGCAAGCTCCACGGCACCGCCGTCCGCGTCCCGACGCCGAACGTGTCGCTGGTGGATCTCACCGTCGAGCTCGAGAAGCCGGCCACCGCCGAGCAGATCAACGCCGAGTTCAAGAAGGCCGCCGAGGGCAGCCTGAAGGGCATCCTGCAGTACTCCGAGGACCCGACCGTCAGCATCGACTACAACGGCAACCCGCACAGCTCGATCTTCGACGCCACCAACACCTTCGTCATCGACGGCAACTTCGCGAAGGTGTTCGCCTGGTACGACAACGAGTGGGGCTTCTCGAGCCGCATGGTCGACATGGCGAAGTTCCTGTCGAAGTGA
- a CDS encoding NAD(P)/FAD-dependent oxidoreductase produces MRYRVVNLVLWLDEPDSLLPRRAAEKLGVRSEHLRDLVVLRRSLDARKKGHPRWLVNVEVTLESALPGTRPDVTPAPAPEPPPPPVRAPERPPLILGAGPAGLFCAWALLERGVRSIVLDRGKPVSPRRRDVAKLMRGGELDPESNMNFGEGGAGAYTDGKLGTRIHHPAVRKVVELFARFGQVERILEEGKPHVGSDVLPAAVSAMREELERGGCEFRWNARVTDVALRGGRVAGLALQDGTLVEGDRVVLAPGNSARELFELFAARGWPIEAKPFAVGYRVEHPQALIDRIQYGPAAGRGGLPPADYKLADNPRVAGAPRGVFSFCMCPGGVVVPTPTEPGLQCTNGMSNSHRSSPLANAGLVVAVAPQDFAAEGFEGPLAGLAWQRKWEAAAYALGGGGYLAPAQRVTDFLAGRLGTPPGRSSYRPGLAHADLSRLYPAQLQEALKLGLGAFGKRMRGYVTEEAVLIGVETRTSSPCRLVRDERFQSPGLAGLYPAGEGAGYAGGIVSSAVDGLRVAEAICAELPAA; encoded by the coding sequence ATGCGCTACCGCGTCGTCAACCTGGTCCTCTGGCTCGACGAGCCCGACAGCCTGCTCCCCCGCCGGGCGGCCGAGAAGCTGGGCGTCCGCTCCGAGCACCTCCGCGACCTCGTCGTGCTCCGGCGGTCGCTCGACGCCCGTAAGAAGGGCCACCCCCGCTGGCTGGTGAACGTGGAGGTGACGCTCGAGAGCGCGCTCCCGGGGACGCGTCCCGACGTCACCCCGGCGCCCGCCCCGGAGCCCCCGCCCCCGCCCGTCCGCGCGCCGGAGCGCCCGCCGCTCATCCTCGGCGCGGGCCCCGCCGGCCTGTTCTGCGCCTGGGCGCTCCTCGAGCGCGGCGTCCGGTCGATCGTGCTCGACCGCGGCAAGCCGGTCTCGCCGCGCCGCCGCGACGTGGCGAAGCTCATGCGCGGCGGAGAGCTCGACCCCGAGTCCAACATGAACTTCGGCGAGGGCGGCGCCGGCGCCTACACCGACGGCAAGCTCGGCACCCGCATCCACCACCCGGCCGTCCGCAAGGTGGTGGAGCTCTTCGCCCGCTTCGGGCAGGTGGAGCGGATCCTCGAGGAGGGCAAGCCACACGTCGGCTCCGACGTGCTGCCGGCGGCGGTCTCCGCCATGCGCGAGGAGCTCGAGCGCGGCGGCTGCGAGTTCCGCTGGAACGCGCGGGTCACCGACGTGGCGCTGCGCGGGGGGCGCGTCGCCGGCCTCGCGCTCCAGGACGGGACCCTCGTCGAGGGCGACCGGGTGGTGCTCGCGCCGGGGAACAGCGCCCGCGAGCTGTTCGAGCTCTTCGCCGCGCGCGGCTGGCCCATCGAGGCCAAGCCCTTCGCCGTCGGCTACCGGGTGGAGCACCCGCAGGCGCTGATCGACCGGATCCAGTACGGCCCGGCGGCGGGGCGCGGAGGGCTGCCGCCGGCCGACTACAAGCTCGCCGACAACCCGCGCGTCGCCGGCGCCCCCCGAGGCGTCTTCTCCTTCTGCATGTGCCCCGGCGGCGTCGTGGTCCCCACGCCGACCGAGCCGGGGCTGCAGTGCACGAACGGCATGAGCAACTCCCACCGTTCGTCGCCGCTCGCCAACGCGGGGCTGGTGGTGGCGGTCGCGCCGCAGGACTTCGCGGCCGAGGGGTTCGAGGGGCCGCTCGCCGGCCTCGCCTGGCAGCGGAAGTGGGAGGCGGCCGCCTACGCGCTCGGCGGCGGCGGCTACCTCGCGCCGGCGCAGCGCGTGACCGACTTCCTCGCGGGCCGCCTCGGGACGCCCCCGGGCCGGTCCTCCTACCGGCCGGGCCTCGCGCACGCCGACCTGTCGCGGCTCTATCCGGCGCAGCTCCAGGAGGCGCTCAAGCTCGGGCTGGGCGCCTTCGGCAAGCGGATGCGCGGCTACGTCACGGAGGAGGCGGTGCTCATCGGCGTCGAGACCCGGACGAGCTCGCCCTGCCGGCTGGTGCGCGACGAGCGCTTCCAGTCGCCGGGGCTCGCGGGGCTCTACCCGGCCGGCGAGGGGGCCGGCTACGCCGGCGGCATCGTCTCCTCGGCGGTGGACGGCCTCCGCGTGGCCGAGGCGATCTGCGCCGAGCTGCCCGCGGCGTGA
- a CDS encoding cupin domain-containing protein: MKTFEQPRRVDKPWGYELWWAATERYVGKLLHVRAGESLSLQYHERKDETIHLLRGELTLVLDEGRGLEEHRLAPGESYRVRPLTKHRMVAVTDCDILEASTPEVDDVVRLEDRYGR; encoded by the coding sequence ATGAAGACGTTCGAGCAGCCGCGCCGGGTCGACAAGCCCTGGGGATACGAGCTCTGGTGGGCGGCCACCGAGCGGTACGTGGGGAAGCTCCTGCACGTCCGCGCGGGCGAGAGCCTCTCGCTGCAGTACCACGAGCGGAAGGACGAGACGATCCACCTGCTCCGCGGCGAGCTCACGCTCGTGCTCGACGAGGGGCGGGGGCTCGAGGAGCACCGGCTCGCGCCCGGCGAGAGCTACCGCGTCCGGCCGCTCACGAAGCACCGCATGGTCGCGGTCACCGACTGCGACATCCTCGAGGCGTCCACCCCCGAGGTGGACGACGTGGTCCGGCTCGAGGATCGCTACGGCCGCTGA
- a CDS encoding SPOR domain-containing protein: MANTRIRKPSPLLTSQGKRLAGLGAGALLALCLAFGAGVAWGRQAGARAAGAAIQPDLSSLDVPARAEETGPGEPVKEASASPTDFSFHQPLAAPPAAPAEPPRVATLPPPAAKGPVLTSSVAGADRDGGKPDAAPAPAPALAPAPAAVQPPPALAAAPSEKPAPRPARPSDAAAQAPKPSAPTAKPAAPGEKPAPRLAVADRARAPKPAAPAAETIPAGAFSVQVGAASSLADAQHIAARFKKHHPHIVASDVEGKGRWYRVRLGVFPTRAEAARFQRSAGLQGYVTASR; the protein is encoded by the coding sequence ATGGCGAACACTCGGATCAGGAAACCTTCACCGCTGCTGACCTCGCAGGGCAAACGGCTCGCGGGGCTCGGGGCGGGCGCGCTCCTCGCGCTCTGCCTCGCCTTCGGCGCGGGCGTCGCGTGGGGCCGGCAGGCCGGCGCGCGCGCGGCCGGCGCGGCGATCCAGCCGGATCTCTCGTCGCTCGACGTGCCGGCGCGGGCCGAGGAGACCGGTCCGGGCGAGCCGGTGAAGGAGGCCTCGGCCTCGCCCACCGACTTCTCCTTCCACCAGCCGCTCGCCGCTCCCCCGGCCGCCCCGGCGGAGCCGCCGCGCGTCGCCACCCTCCCGCCGCCCGCCGCCAAGGGGCCGGTGCTCACCTCCAGCGTCGCCGGCGCCGATCGGGACGGCGGCAAGCCGGACGCGGCCCCAGCGCCGGCTCCGGCCCTCGCGCCGGCCCCCGCGGCCGTCCAGCCCCCGCCGGCCCTCGCCGCCGCCCCCTCCGAGAAGCCCGCGCCCCGTCCGGCGCGCCCGTCCGACGCGGCGGCGCAGGCGCCGAAGCCGAGCGCCCCGACCGCGAAGCCGGCCGCCCCCGGCGAGAAGCCGGCGCCGCGACTCGCCGTCGCCGACCGGGCCCGCGCGCCGAAGCCCGCGGCGCCCGCCGCCGAGACCATCCCCGCCGGCGCCTTCTCGGTGCAGGTGGGCGCCGCCTCCAGCCTCGCGGACGCGCAGCACATCGCCGCCCGCTTCAAGAAGCACCACCCCCATATCGTCGCGTCCGACGTGGAGGGGAAGGGGCGCTGGTACCGCGTCCGGCTCGGGGTGTTCCCCACGCGGGCCGAAGCCGCCCGGTTCCAGCGCTCGGCCGGGCTGCAGGGGTACGTCACCGCCTCGCGGTGA